The Lycium barbarum isolate Lr01 chromosome 10, ASM1917538v2, whole genome shotgun sequence genome includes a region encoding these proteins:
- the LOC132615937 gene encoding uncharacterized protein LOC132615937 produces the protein MRVNVAPSSSTNFQAAFPVNRSSNIAGLLPNPFILHCKKTKGSIFSRRKVRAITTGRRIVGAHVVMKEAKKKRGGEVKIVSIVGEASVSPLKSAPWLDVMLHTGWLTKERK, from the exons ATGAGAGTAAACGTAGCACCATCCTCCTCCACCAATTTCCAGGCAGCTTTTCCGGTTAACCGGAGTTCCAACATCGCCGGACTTCTTCCAAATCCTTTTATTCTACACTGCAAGAAAACTAAAGGGTCCATATTTTCTCGCAGGAAAGTCAGAGCTATTACGACAGGTAGAAGAATTGTAGGTGCTCATGTGGTCATGAAGGAAGCAAAGAAAAAGAGAGGTGGTGAAGTGAAAATAGTGAGTATTGTTGGAGAAGCTAGTGTTAGTCCTCTTAAGTCTGCTCCTTGGCTTGATGTTATGCTTCACACT ggttggttgactaaggaacgaaaatga
- the LOC132615637 gene encoding vetispiradiene synthase 3-like — protein MTSLTGNVNHEDGIFRPEANFSPSLWGNTFSYSTMDNQVSEKNIEEIETLKEEVRHMIISTTNNDTIEKIHLIDTLECLGISYHFEEEIEDQISKMFDLNVIHEEDDLYKVALYFRLFRQHGYPISSDHFNQFKDNNGNFKETLLTDAKGLLSLYEAAHVRGHEDVILEEALILATSHLESIAPTLDSTLEKQVTHALMQSLHRGIPRAEAHFYISIYENVDSRNEKLLRLAKLDYNLLQMLHKEELSELTLWWKDLDLASKLSYVRDRMVECFFWTVGVYFEPQYSQARIMLAKCIAMISVIDDTYDSYGTLDELEVFTEAVDRWNVSEIDRLPNYMKPIYTILLDLFEEYEIEVKIQDRFNGVYYVKEAMKEIVRSYYIEAQWFIKGKIPSFKEYLSNALITGTYYLLAPASLLGMRSTSKSTFDWMMNKPKIVVASAVIGRVIDDIATYKIEKEKGQLVTGIECYMQENNLSVEEASAELSEIAENAWKDLNKQCIKPTSMPTETLMRVVNLTRLIDVVYKNNQDGYSNPKNNVKSMIEALLVNPIKM, from the exons GTATCCGAGAAAAATATAGAGGAGATTGAGACCTTGAAAGAAGAAGTCAGGCACATGATAATAAGTACTACTAACAATGACACCATAGAGAAAATACATTTGATTGACACTCTTGAATGCCTTGGTATTTCATATCACTTTGAGGAGGAGATTGAAGATCAAATAAGCAAGATGTTTGATCTAAATGTCATCCATGAAGAGGATGATCTATACAAGGTTGCTCTATATTTTCGATTGTTTAGGCAACATGGCTATCCGATCTCTTCTG ATCATTTCAACCAATTCAAGGACAACAACGGAAACTTCAAGGAAACTCTACTTACAGATGCAAAGGGTCTGCTAAGTCTGTATGAAGCGGCACATGTTAGGGGACATGAGGATGTCATATTAGAAGAGGCCCTTATTTTGGCAACATCACATCTTGAAAGTATAGCACCTACCTTAGATTCTACTCTTGAGAAACAAGTAACACATGCCCTAATGCAATCTCTTCATAGAGGCATCCCAAGAGCTGAAGCACACTTTTACATTTCAATATATGAGAATGTGGATTCAAGAAATGAAAAGCTACTGAGGCTTGCAAAACTAGATTACAATTTGTTGCAAATGCTACACAAGGAAGAGCTTAGTGAACTAACATT GTGGTGGAAAGATTTGGATCTTGCGTCTAAACTTTCTTATGTtagagacagaatggtagaatgCTTTTTTTGGACCGTGGGTGTGTACTTTGAACCTCAATACTCTCAAGCTCGGATTATGCTTGCAAAATGCATAGCTATGATTTCAGTAATTGATGATACATATGACTCTTATGGTACTCTTGATGAACTAGAAGTATTCACGGAAGCGGTGG ACAGGTGGAATGTAAGTGAAATAGATCGACTGCCAAATTATATGAAACCAATATATACAATTCTTCTCGATCTCTTCGAGGAATATGAAATCGAAGTCAAAATCCAAGATAGATTCAATGGAGTTTATTACGTCAAAGAGGCG ATGAAAGAAATAGTGAGGAGTTACTATATAGAAGCCCAATGGTTCATCAAAGGAAAAATTCCATCATTTAAAGAGTACCTCAGCAATGCACTGATCACTGGAACTTATTATCTACTTGCACCTGCTTCTTTATTGGGCATGAGGTCAACATCAAAGTCCACATTCGATTGGATGATGAATAAGCCTAAAATTGTTGTTGCTTCAGCAGTAATTGGTCGAGTCATTGATGACATAGCTACTTATAAG ATTGAGAAAGAAAAAGGACAGCTAGTCACGGGAATAGAATGTTATATGCAAGAGAACAATTTATCCGTGGAAGAAGCGAGTGCAGAACTTTCTGAAATAGCTGAAAATGCATGGAAGGATTTGAACAAACAGTGTATTAAGCCTACTTCTATGCCAACTGAAACATTAATGCGTGTTGTAAACCTCACACGTTTAATTGATGTTGTTTACAAGAATAATCAAGATGGATATAGTAACCCAAAGAATAATGTGAAATCTATGATTGAAGCTTTGCTTGTCAATCCCATCAAGATGTAG